From Alphaproteobacteria bacterium, a single genomic window includes:
- a CDS encoding phosphoribosyl-ATP diphosphatase codes for MSDAHTLDALYAVIESRRGADPDSSYTARLFGRGTAKIAQKVGEEAVETVIEGMRGDRERLVSESADLLYHLCVLWADQGVTPDAVWAELAARAKK; via the coding sequence ATGAGCGACGCCCACACACTCGATGCGCTCTATGCGGTGATCGAAAGCCGCCGCGGCGCCGACCCGGACAGTTCCTACACCGCCCGCCTGTTCGGCCGCGGCACCGCCAAGATCGCCCAGAAGGTGGGCGAGGAAGCGGTGGAAACCGTGATCGAAGGCATGCGCGGCGACCGCGAGCGCCTGGTCTCGGAAAGCGCGGACCTGCTCTATCATCTCTGCGTGCTCTGGGCCGACCAGGGCGTGACGCCCGACGCCGTCTGGGCCGAGCTGGCGGCGCGGGCGAAGAAATAG
- the hisF gene encoding imidazole glycerol phosphate synthase subunit HisF yields MLKVRIIPCLDVHAGRVVKGVNFVDLIDAGDPVEQARVYDAAGADELTFLDITASHENRDTIYDVVRGTADCCFMPVTVGGGVRTVDDIRKLLLAGADKASINSAAVARPDFVAEAATAYGSQCIVVAIDAKQSGPGRWEVFTHGGRQPTGLDAVEWAKRMAASGAGEVLLTSMDRDGTKSGFDLALTKAVSDAVPVPVIASGGVGTLDHMVEGVRAGASAVLAASIFHFGTFTIAETKAYMAAHGVPVRPTHLEDAA; encoded by the coding sequence ATGCTGAAGGTCCGCATCATCCCCTGCCTGGACGTGCATGCCGGCCGCGTGGTCAAGGGCGTCAACTTCGTCGACCTGATCGACGCCGGCGACCCGGTGGAACAGGCCCGCGTCTATGACGCCGCCGGCGCCGACGAACTGACCTTCCTCGACATCACCGCCAGCCACGAGAACCGCGACACCATCTATGACGTGGTGCGCGGCACCGCCGATTGCTGCTTCATGCCGGTGACCGTCGGCGGCGGCGTGCGCACGGTCGATGACATCCGCAAGCTGCTGCTGGCCGGCGCCGACAAGGCGTCGATCAACTCGGCCGCGGTCGCGCGCCCGGACTTCGTGGCCGAGGCGGCGACGGCCTATGGCTCGCAGTGCATCGTCGTGGCCATCGACGCCAAACAGTCCGGCCCCGGCCGCTGGGAGGTGTTCACCCATGGCGGCCGCCAGCCGACCGGCCTGGACGCGGTCGAATGGGCGAAGCGCATGGCCGCCAGCGGCGCCGGCGAGGTCCTGCTGACCAGCATGGACCGCGACGGCACCAAGTCCGGCTTCGACCTGGCGCTGACCAAGGCGGTGAGCGACGCCGTGCCGGTGCCGGTGATCGCGTCCGGCGGCGTTGGCACGCTCGACCATATGGTAGAGGGCGTGCGCGCCGGGGCGAGCGCTGTGCTGGCCGCCTCGATCTTTCATTTCGGCACCTTCACCATTGCCGAGACCAAGGCCTATATGGCCGCGCACGGCGTGCCCGTGCGCCCGACCCATCTGGAGGACGCCGCATGA
- the hisA gene encoding 1-(5-phosphoribosyl)-5-[(5-phosphoribosylamino)methylideneamino]imidazole-4-carboxamide isomerase — protein MILFPAIDLKDGQCVRLLYGDMDKATVFNDDPAAQAAQFQSEGFEWLHLVDLNGAIDGKPVNGAAVEAILGRVKVPVQLGGGIRDRATIAYWLEKGVRRVILGTVALEDPDLVRSACREFPGQIVVSIDARDGMVASRGWLRTTEVRATELALAMEEAGVAAIVFTDIDRDGALTGVNVDATVDLAWALQTPVIASGGIASMDDLRALLAEEAAGIEGAISGRALYDGRLNPREALALLRSARV, from the coding sequence ATGATCCTCTTCCCTGCCATCGACCTGAAAGACGGCCAGTGCGTTCGCCTCCTCTATGGCGACATGGACAAGGCCACCGTCTTCAACGACGACCCCGCGGCCCAGGCCGCCCAGTTCCAGAGCGAAGGCTTCGAGTGGCTGCATCTGGTCGATCTGAACGGGGCCATCGACGGCAAGCCGGTGAATGGCGCCGCGGTCGAGGCGATCCTGGGGCGGGTCAAGGTCCCGGTGCAGCTGGGCGGCGGCATCCGCGACCGGGCCACCATCGCCTACTGGCTGGAAAAAGGCGTGCGCCGGGTGATCCTGGGCACGGTGGCGCTGGAGGACCCGGACCTGGTGCGCAGCGCCTGCCGCGAGTTTCCGGGGCAGATCGTCGTCTCCATCGACGCGCGCGACGGCATGGTGGCGAGCCGCGGCTGGCTGCGCACCACCGAGGTGCGGGCGACCGAGCTGGCGTTGGCGATGGAGGAGGCCGGGGTGGCCGCCATCGTCTTCACCGACATCGACCGCGACGGCGCGCTGACCGGCGTCAATGTGGATGCCACCGTCGATCTGGCCTGGGCGTTGCAGACGCCGGTGATCGCCTCGGGCGGTATCGCCTCCATGGACGACCTGCGCGCCCTGCTGGCGGAGGAAGCCGCCGGCATCGAGGGCGCGATCAGCGGCCGCGCGCTCTACGACGGCCGCCTGAACCCGCGCGAGGCGCTGGCGCTGCTGCGCTCGGCGCGGGTGTAG
- a CDS encoding GNAT family N-acetyltransferase, translated as MAADSHGPAIRTSIDRVERLDARDLNDLCEATDMAILDGGGFGWLEPPPRDTLEAFWRGVLAVPERELFVVRLGGTICGSGQLVLPSRNDESQRHAAQIKSAFVAPWARGHGLARELTLALEARARALKFIILNLDVRSTQEAAIRIYDNLGYIRWGTHPNYAWVKGEMIEGHYYYKNLKQTELPKR; from the coding sequence ATGGCCGCAGACAGCCACGGCCCGGCGATCCGCACCAGCATCGACCGGGTCGAACGCCTCGACGCACGGGATCTGAACGATCTCTGCGAAGCCACCGATATGGCCATACTGGACGGCGGCGGCTTCGGCTGGCTGGAACCGCCGCCGCGCGACACGCTGGAGGCGTTCTGGCGCGGCGTGCTGGCGGTGCCGGAGCGCGAACTGTTCGTCGTGCGCCTGGGCGGCACGATCTGCGGCTCCGGCCAGTTGGTGCTGCCGTCGCGCAACGACGAATCCCAGCGCCATGCCGCCCAGATCAAAAGCGCCTTCGTCGCCCCCTGGGCCCGGGGCCACGGCCTGGCGCGCGAACTGACCCTGGCGCTGGAGGCGCGGGCGCGGGCGCTGAAATTCATCATCCTGAACCTGGACGTGCGCTCCACCCAGGAAGCGGCGATCCGCATCTACGACAATCTCGGCTATATCCGCTGGGGCACGCATCCCAACTATGCGTGGGTCAAGGGCGAGATGATCGAAGGCCATTATTACTACAAGAACCTGAAACAAACCGAACTGCCGAAACGCTGA